A window of Verrucomicrobiia bacterium genomic DNA:
TGTCCCGCTCCAGCCGGGTCAGCAAATCGGCGGGTGGCTCGGGCGGAGGTGTGTTGCGCAGCCGGGTTTCGATGTCGTGGTCAGTGTTCATGGAGTCCTCGCTTCAAGGGTGTGTGTTTACAGGGTCGCCGGAGCGTTCCTTCAGGCGCAGGCGGAGGCGATCGAGGGCGGAGCGAAGCCGCAGCTTCAGCGTGCTCAATGGCATGTCGATCACCGCGCTCGATTCCACCAGGGTGAGTTGTTGTCCGAAATGCAGGTGAATGACCTGCCGCTCCTCTTCCGGGAGTCGGTCCACCTGCGCCCACAGCGCGCGCAGGCTTTCCTCCGTGGCGGCGGCCTGGAGCGGCGATGGGAGGTCGCCCGGCAGTTCCCGCCACCAGTGCTCGGACCGGGGGGTGGCCGGTCGATGGCGGCGCAGCCAGTCCACCCAGGTATGGTAGGCGATCCGGTGCATCCAGGTGCTGATGGACGAGGCTTCCCGATAACGCTCCAGGGATTTCCAGACCTTTCGAAACACTTCCTGGGTGAGGTCCGCGGCGTCCGCGTCGTTGCCCGCCAACCGGCGCAGATAGGCGTAGATCCGTGAGTAGTGCCCGTGGAGGAGTTGGGACGCGGCGTCGCGATCCCCCTGGAGGGCTTGGCGACACCACATGCGGTGTTGTTCATCGGAATCCATTCGGCGGACCTTTCAGCGTGTTGGTCGGAATCGGCGGGCGAATCGGCCAGACTTTCTTGCCTGCCCGGGGTCGAGCTGCGGGATTGATTTCCGGGCAGGGGTCTTCTGGAGTTCCGGGATGAAGACCACGGGTTCGAGGACGGGACGTCGCGTGACTGTGATTGCCAGCGGCGATCTTCGTTCCTCCGCCAACCGGCTGTGCTGGCCGGAACAGGCGAAGATGGAGAAGGCGCTGGGGAGGGCACTGGCGGCCGAGGGTTGGAAGGCGGTGCGCGGACACCCGGTGGATCGGGCGCGCGGGCACGGCTTCATCGATTCGCAGAAGATGGGGCTGGAGGTGTTTCGTTCGCTGGATCCGGAGTCCCCGTTGATCGTGGCGGAGAGCGTGTGGCAGTACAGTCATCATGTGCTGGCCGGGCTCACCACGCATCGCGGTCCCATCCTGACCGTGGCCAACTGGTCCGGCACGTGGCCGGGTCTGGTGGGGATGCTGAATCTCAACGGTACGCTCACCAAGGCGGGTGTCCCGTACAGCACCTTGTGGAGCGAGGATTTCACCGACCGGTTCTTCCGGGACGGCCTGCGGCAGTGGCTGGAGACGGGGCGGGTCCGGCACGACACCTCGCACGTCCGGGATCTGGATCGTGTGAAACTGCCGGCGGAGGACGAGTTCCTTGGGCGGTCGTGGGCGCGGGTCTTTCGGCAGCGGAAGGCGATCATGGGCGTGTTCGATGAAGGCTGCATGGGGATGTACAACGCCATCATTCCCGATGAACTCCTGCACCCGACGGGGATCTTCAAGGAGCGCCTGAGCCAGTCCACGCTGTACGCCGCGATGCGGGAGGTGACCGAAGCGGAGGCGCGGGAGGTGCTGGACTGGTACCGGCGCAAGGGACTGACGTTTCGCTGGGGGCGGGACGAGGCGA
This region includes:
- a CDS encoding RNA polymerase sigma factor — encoded protein: MWCRQALQGDRDAASQLLHGHYSRIYAYLRRLAGNDADAADLTQEVFRKVWKSLERYREASSISTWMHRIAYHTWVDWLRRHRPATPRSEHWWRELPGDLPSPLQAAATEESLRALWAQVDRLPEEERQVIHLHFGQQLTLVESSAVIDMPLSTLKLRLRSALDRLRLRLKERSGDPVNTHP